The sequence below is a genomic window from Gopherus evgoodei ecotype Sinaloan lineage chromosome 9, rGopEvg1_v1.p, whole genome shotgun sequence.
ctcccctcccccctccgacgacccagccccctgccccactcagtctctcccttccccctcccgaaCTGAGTCTCTGTCGCCActctgcagcaggggtcaggcagGGAAACCCCGTACGCGAATGGTGGGGGCACGAGCAAGAGAAGGAAGGCGCAGGACACGGTCATATCTCTAACTGCTGCAATATCCTTCCGCCTTCGCGGCACACAAAATAGTTCCAGTCTCCGCCCGCTCTTCTGGCTCTGGCAGCCTTACGAACCCCCACGGGAAATATCACACCCAGTTTGAATGGGGACATCCGTGACACGGGCGAGCCCTAAACGGGGTATATTTGTGGCTTAGACTGTGGGACGATATACGGATTCCTCCGCGGCGAAAGGCGGTTCGAGTTCCGGCGGCTGCATGGGTATATAAACCAGGCGTCGCGGAGGCGCTGTCTTTTCAGTTGAGGAGAGAACAGAGGTGGGGGCTGGAGACTGGAACATGTCAGGTGGTTCCACGGATTATAGCAGGTATTGGGGGCTGAAAGGTGGGGGACTAGTCAGGGCCTTCGTGGCTTTTTTTTCTCTTGAGGCGATTTTAAAGGGCAGCGCGATTAACGCGGGACGAGGTGGGGCGTGTGACGCCGGCTCTTTGCCGTTGGTGGGAAATACCATCCCAGGTGGTTCCGTCCAGTTGTCTCTTGGTAGGCACGTTCTTCTCGCAGCTTGTCCGTTTCGGGGACCCATCCCCCGTGCGGCCCAGCATGATTTAGCTCCGAGAGGAGCCGGCCATGACGCTTCAACTTTGAACCCCCCCTTCCCCGGTGTCCCGTTGGTTCACTCCGGCGTTTCATGGGCCCGGCTTCGGGCGAGTCCATTTTCACGCAGAGCGGGAGGGGCTCGACGCTTAAGGCGATTGCCGGGCGCCTTCCTCCGCCTGCTTAGCGTCTCCGATTTGCGCAGTCCCGGGGTGGAGCTCTCGCGAGAGTTTGCTCGTCCTGGCTGAGGCAGATGGGGCGGCACATAGAAGCCGGAGAAAACTTCTCTTCTGGCTCTTCAGGCGAGGTGGCCCAGGTAGGGCAGCTCTTTTTTGCCTTCTCCCCGGCGGGGGCTACAGCGCCCAGCCGGCAACGCTCTTAGAGCAGGGGTTTTCGCTGCCCTGGGAGtgctgcatgctgggaactgtagTCTCTGCCCTGCGCCTGTTGTGGCGGTGCGGCGCGTTGAGGCCTGCTATCGGCCTTGCTGCGGGGACGcgtgctgtgctgctgtagttagCTCTGGGGGTCGCTGCAGGGTAGAGGTGTTTTGCTGATTTTACACTGTGGCTATAGGGTGACTGAGCCTGGCACAGAAAGATGGAGTAATGGCATCCATGCTAATGAGGAGAGGAGACTAGTTCTCATGCTGGGAAAATACCAAAGCAAATTCTAGAGTTATCCATCCCTGGTTCAAGTTCCAGTTTGTTGTGGGCAGTGTTAATGCTATCGAAGATACTGAGGTCTTGATGTTCGATTGTTAGTTGCAGAGTGTTAACAGCCTGCTTTTTCTTGGCAACAGAGACCATGGCGGCCCAGAGGGAATGGACCCTGATGGTATCATTGAGGTGAGCAACTGTACAATACACTTTAGACTCAAATCAAATATGGAGGTAGGTGATCCATGTAgtaatctttttgtttttttttcttacagaGCAATTGGAATGAAATTGTTGACAATTTTGATGATATGAATTTAAAAGAATCCCTTCTCAGGGGTATTTATGCTTATGGTTTTGAGAAACCTTCAGCTATTCAACAGAGAGCTATTATTCCATGTATCAAAGGTAGGCAAGCACAAAAGTCTACTGCATCTGTCTGCTAATGGTGACAAGACAAGTTAACTAGAAAAgaactttttaaatgtatgtacTATGTAGTTATTTTTAAAGTGTGGTGATGATACTTACTTTTAACCCTTGCTTGAACAAGTGAGATGATGATATACCATCTTTCGGGACTGATCTGAAATGGAGAGCTCTTAATTGCTGATCACTTATTTCAAAAGGAATAGAATTAAACTAAATATGAATAACTTGTGTAGGAGCAGTAAATATATATCCTACTTTTTTTAGGGTATGATGTGATTGCTCAAGCTCAGTCAGGTACTGGCAAGACAGCCACATTTGCTATTTCCATCCTGCAGCAATTGGAGATTGATCTCAAGGAGACCCAAGCACTAGTATTGGCCCCTACCAGAGAACTGGCTCAACAGGTATTGATAGTGTAGTTAAAAAAGCTGCTTGCACATTGCATAAGTTTCAGGTTTCACAACTGTGTAGGACAGTTAACAGACTTTTCAAAGGGGTCTGTAACTAATATCCATTCAGAATCCTTGCCACTTTGAGTGTAATGGGGAAACAAAATAGCTTCTGTTTTAGGTTTTCCTTGCCCACATGAAGGGAGTTCAGATGTGATTTGTTTGGAGGTGATGCTGGGATAAGGGGCAGGTAACAGCTGATATGCTGTGTAGTTCTGAAAGGGCATCTCCCAGCAAATggtgaaatattaaaaaatgaaatattaaaacatgTTCTGAGTGGAAATAAAATGCACTTTTTGAAAACAACTCAAACTTGTGTGCAGTTGTGCAACATGAAAACTGCAGTGCACATGTGATCAGTTCATTGTCTTGTGGTGTATTTGTCTGACCCATGCTATGTTGCATGTTTACCTCACAGTTTCAGTACTTTTTTCTCCTTAAAATGGAGCTGCTTCAGTGAAGCTCCAGACTACATTAAATCCTGTACTGTTAAAAGTGGCTCCAAGAATTCTTTGATTTAAGGTTTAATGTGATACATAAAAGTGTAGGTACTAGACTTATAAAATGTTTTGCAATTTGGTTTTATACTATATATAATTTGCTCAGCACTCTTAAGTGAGAATTTTTACTTCCTCAGACCAAATATTAGAGTCAACTGTGCTTGGAGGTAGAGTTGTCTAAATATGATACCTTTTGGAATCTAGAAAAAATTGTGGTATCAgatcagttatagtttttacTAATCCTATACTCTCAGTTAAAGCAGTAGCAAAGTGAGACTTCACTGGGAACAGAATTGGACATTTGGCCTTAAACCTGAGGATATTTGATTCTTGCCTAATAAATCTGAGTTTACTGCATAGTTGTGTACTCTGCCTGCCTGACAACAAAATGTCATAACTTATTTGCAAGCTGTTCTGCTAGTGCACAACACTAGTGATAGTTTTCTCAACTCTGCCGTCACTCTGCAGTTTGGCCTCTGAAGGGAAAATTCCTTAAGGTATCTTAAGGAAAAGATCTAGGATTCATTTGATAATAGGACTGACTCTTTTCTTAAGAAAAGAACTAGCTTAAATAAATCAACCCAAGAAATTACCATGTTGATGCCATTGGTGAATTTGGGGGAGATTAGCAGCAACTGTGACCCAGTTTCCATACCAGAAAAGTGCATGGTCCTTGTTCAGAACTGAATAGTGAATATAGAAATTAGTGTTTTGGAACttaactggattttttaaaaaacatactgGAAGTACTGACTTaaggatttttattttagatACAAAAGGTAATTTTGGCTCTTGGAGACTATATGGGTGCAACTTGCCATGCTTGTATTGGTGGCACAAATGTTCGTAATGAGATGCAGAAGCTTCAGGCTGAGGCTCCACACATCGTGGTTGGAACTCCAGGTCGGGTCTTTGATATGTTAAACAGACGATATCTTTGTAAGTACTGAATTTAGTTTCACTACTTTAGCAACCAGTATATTCACATGTGGAAGCTGCTTGATGGTTTCAATTGACAATGCAGAAAGCAGGCTTTGTAATTTCTGGGGTTCAACTTTCCAAGTAAATTGTGGAAGAAATGCATATTAAAGGCAATAGATATACCTGaacattccatttaaaaaatattactgtTCAGCAGTTGGAGAAGTTAAGAATGTTtaaaactttgcattagatacatAACTTACAGGGTGTGAAACTTAAAAGGGGAGTGAAGTGATGTTTTACCATCTTTCGGGACTGACTTAGAAATGATGATAAAAGTTTATACTGATCACTCATAAAGGAAGAGGTAGTGATTCACAGCCATTTCAGATGCACTAAACAGTCTCCTTAGCATGCTTTATGAAACACTTCTCCCTTTCTCCTAGCACCTAAATGGATCAAGATGTTTGTCTTGGATGAAGCAGATGAAATGTTGAGCCGTGGATTTAAAGATCAAATTtatgaaatttttcaaaagttaagCACAAATATTCAGGTAAAATCAGAATTAAGTTATCACTAAGATGAGCAGCTTGTGTTAAGAAATGCAGGATAAGTTACAATGTAGCTGTCAAGTGCTGTATTGTCCTTCCCCCGCTCAAATAAATTGTTTCATATCCCTGACTGCCTTGATTCCTAGAGTAGACAGGGACGCTTAGTCTCATACATGTAATCTGTCTTCACTTAACCATGTTAGATTAATTTCAATGTTAATCAGTTGGGAATCATATTTAACTATGGTTTCTGCTTTTGAGTGCTTACTGCACAAAGCGATCTCTTGGATGTTGGTGGTATTACTCATTTAGGGTTAGTATAGTACCTCTGAATATTGGTGGTTTTTCTTACAATTTTAGAAGCATTTCTTCTCGGTTTGTACTGTATCGCTTAGGTTGTATTGCTGTCAGCCACCATGCCGATGGATGTGTTGGAAGTGACCAAAAAGTTCATGAGAGATCCTATACGTATTCTGGTGAAAAAAGAAGAATTGACCCTTGAGGGTATCAAACAATTCTATATTAATGTTGAAAGAGAGGTAGGTGCTAACTTTATTTcctttggctggaagtatttagAAGATCTCTCGTTTTTTCCACCTTCTTGTTAAAGCACTGTGCTAAAATTACAGAAACTAGGGCTGAGCTTTGGTTTTTGTAGTAATGCTAGCAGAGTACACATAAGAAGAAGAATAAATATGCACTAGATCCAGAATGACTTGGGTGGACCTCTTTCTTAATGTCCAGTGTCCTATGTCTTAGGATTTGGTGCAATAATCTTTGTGGAAACTTGCACATATGCTTATTTTTCATGTTGTACCTACATAATTCTATATACTGAAACGTTAATTTGATGATGGGGTTTTCTGTAGTTCTTGCCCTGCCATactaagattttttttacttAGTAACTGAACTTGTTTAGTTAATACAAATTTAATTACCTGGCACTTTTTCATAAATTTTGCATATATTTAGGAATGGAAGCTGGACACTCTCTGTGACTTGTATGAGACACTGACCATTACACAAGCTGTTATTTTCCTGAATACAAGAAGAAAAGTGGATTGGCTTACAGAGAAAATGCATGCAAGGGACTTCACAGTCTCTGCTCTGGTGAGAGTTGATGCTTCATCTTATCTAAGACATCTCATGCTTGTGATCTTGTAGGACTGATTAATGTATTCAAATCTCCATTTCACTTGGGCAATGATAGACACTTTAGTGGTAATGATTCTAACAAATTCAGAAACTCTCGTTCTAGGCACCAAAACTGGTGCTCTTTAAAGTGAGAAGCAGGTTAAGTTACAATGTAGCTGTGAAGTGCTGTATTGTCGttccccctgctcaaaacaaaatgtttcatactATCCCTGCCTGCCTTGATCCCATAGCAGATGGGGACGCTTGGTCTCATacacatttaaaataagaaatagaTTTTTCTGTTCTGGAATATTGAGATTGTAAAAGTTCTCATTTTTTGATTTCTGCAGCATGGTGACATGGACCAGAAGGAACGAGATGTTATCATGAGAGAGTTTAGATCGGGATCAAGCCGTGTCTTGATCACTACTGACTTGTTGGTAACTATCTCAGTCATCTTAGCATACGCACAATGTGcttcaggtggcatgtgaccagaattcatcaccaaatttggtccattggttggatcattagcttcctcaGCTTGGGCTGGGTACTGATGGGGGTGCAgtgtgaacactgatccatgccccTAAACATCTCAATTACCTTAATACTGCATCTCCCCAGTGTGTGtttagcatgttcacacttgctgccCAAAGCTTCTTGACTTGGTGAAGGTTACTGTAACCGAACCACTCAAGCTCTTGGAAGAGTAAAGACTACACTCCACTATGGGCTACACGGTTGTAGTTCATCACTATAATGTGGTCAACAAAATAAGGAGTAAATATCTTACTCTAAAATGTATGGGCTTGTATTAAAGAGTCTCTGCATTGGCTTCCAGGCTCGTGGCATTGATGTGCAACAGGTTTCATTGGTTATAAATTACGACCTGCCGACCAATCGTGAAAACTACATTCACAGGTTAGTTGCTGTAGTGTTACATCACTGAATGTTTCTCCTAATTTCACTGCTTCAGACTAAATCACAAGAACTTGCATCCTATTTTCTACACATTTCTATCTGTGTAACTTGAACAAACCCACCCACTGCTCTGGGTTTTCTTAGCCcactcagtggggctgggggggcggtgGGGGACTGGAAGAGTGTGTATCCAACCATACCAGGAAGGGCATACCCATCTAAAATATCAAACACTAAGTACTGACTAGTACAGTTGTTTCCATAACACTTctgaaatgggggaggggcagagcttcTTGGTTAGTCAATGAAACAAAGCAGTGGGAAAACTTAGATGTCTTAGTCTGTCTTAGCATTGTTGCCTGATCAATTCATTGCTGAGGTGTAGTCCAATTGGCATCTGCTGCTGAATTAGAATCTTCTGCACTATATCTTGTGGAGCCTCAGAAAcggcaaaaaaatcatttctaaCTGCAGTGTTTATGCCAAGTCTAGTTATTGATTTGTCCACCACATCTTACTGCTTTAGGCCATAGCTCATTTttcctggactgctgctgctgttcacttAGTAGGCTTCCATATTGTTAGCAACTTCAGCTGGGATAGTAAGAATGTGTTGACTTCCTGAGAGGTCTAATTGTGCTGTTTTTGTGCCTTCATTTGTTTGTTCTTGGTGATTTCTCTTACGGTGGGATTCTTTCTTCTGTGGTGGTTTTTCCTTCCTGGTAgcaatttcagttttgtttccCTAGCTCTAGTTAAATACTTCTAGTGGCTTTGTCCTTAAATTAAGTAAATTGTACTCTGTTACTTGATGTAAAACAATACAGGAGTCGGTAGCAGCAGTTGATGACACAAGATGGTGCTCAGAAACGGCGTTGACCTAATTTAGGACGTGGATTCGTAAGCGGCACGCTGTTTGAATAAAGAGCGAGTTGGTATTTATatacttgttttttattttgtcatgATTATTCACTTTGTTTTGTCATGTATTTTAGCTCTTACAGAAAAGGTGTTTCACATTGTCCAGTTTTTCCATGAAGGAAGCAGAACTGTTGGTGGGCTGTCAACTCACTAAAACTAATGTGGTGGTGTAATCTGTCTCTTACTTAAAACACTTATACAAAAGCAGTGATTTTTAGCTTTATATTGACTCTTGTCTTGGGTTTCCGTGTCAAACTGATAAGTTTTCCCACTGAAAACAGTAtcttaaatacaaatatttgatgTTTTCACAGTGAAATATGAACATTTATTCTGCATTACAGAATGTAATTGGAATACATCTGTTGCTGACTTTAATATTTAGCCTTCTTGAACATTTACCTGTGCACTAGGCTGACCAAGCTCTCTGCCCACACTTGGGAAATGGATGAGGGTGGCTGGATGTGTAAGTTTCATTGCTAGCCATTCTCAAAGGTGCAAGAGTGAGAGGGTTGGAATGACTTTGCACTTCATATCACAACACCAAAGAGCTACACTGAAATTATTTTGCAGTCAAAACAGTAATCTTTCTCTACTGTTGTCTACAGGTTGGATATTTCTGAAGGTTGGCACTAACAGCTAATTTTTCTTGGCAAAATATCATTTTTTGACTAGCATCTAGTACTGTAAATAAGGATAAACTGGCCTTTGGCaaataaggccagaagagaccatagTAATCATCTAGTTTGATGTCCTGTATAATACTGGCCCTAATGTCTCACCCTCCCCTAGGAATTtgaatcttttagaaaaacgttttttaaatgtcttctgTTCTGTGCAGAATTGGACGAGGTGGCCGTTTTGGCAGGAAAGGGGTGGCTATAAACTTTGTTACCGAGGAGGACAAAAGAATTCTTCGGGATATTGAGACTTTCTACAATACTACAGTGGAGGAGATGCCTATGAATGTGGCTGATCTCATTTAATCCCTGGGATGAGAGCTTTTTTGAATGCAGTGCCCGCTGTTGCTGAATAGGCATTCACAACGTGCATTGTGCTTCTTTCTTTGGGGATATATTGAATCTTGTCTCAATGCTCATAACGGAtctgaaatacagattttttttgatCAGCAAAGCGACACTTTTGTCGTGAGCTCTTGTGGTGAAAGCCATTGGCTTTATCCACTTTAGGGTTAGACTGTTGGGGTTGGGTGGAAAGTCATGGGGTCTgtacattttttcttaaatttattTCCTAGTTCAGTAGAAGTGGTTGTATTAGATGTTCTTTATCATTTAATAATTTACTTATGGACTAAACGATATAAGTGCTGTATAAAGTCAGCCAATTATGTTAAACTAGCATACCTTCCTTTATTGTATGTTTTTTACTTATACTTTAGATTGAAGTGGAAAggcctttaaaaaatatatcaactTTTTATATAGAGTATTCCAATGCATTTTTGTTTGATATGTATTTattcaataaaatatttaattagtggTAAGTGTGATCTGGACCCTGTCAAGCCCCAGCAAGCAAGCAATCATACTATTATCTTAGGCAGGGTTAAACCCAGTAAAATGCCATATTGCACATGTCTTAATGAAGTTTGAATGTTCAATTAAAAAGAACTTCTATATTCACTTAAAGTGTAAATTGTTTTTGACTGACAGTGTCTTTCATTGAGTGGAGGTAACATTTCATCTTGATCAGCCTAGTGTAATGCTGGTAATCTTATTTCTTCTCCAAGCTTGGCATTTGAGTATAATCACCAGTACTGCTTGTCGTGACCATTCTTTCTGCTGCTAGTAGAGAGGGCTCCATAATCACTTACTAGTAAAGAAGTGAAACTACAGCTCTACCACTGGCCCAGGAACAGCTAAGCCAATAACGAGCCTGCAGGCCCAGCTCAGCTATAGCCCAAGGGCAGCTCCTTGTCAAGGGTGTCTGGACTACTGTCTCACTAAAGTAGCTAGACATCCCATagagcttttttgtttttcagtggggAAGAGCTCCACTGCTAActgcatggggcagggaggggaaagctTAGGACAGTGGCTCTTAAACTTTTGTACCacggtgacctctttcacacagcaagcctctgcatgcaaccccctatacattaaaaacactaataaaaatatatttaacaccattatatgctggaggcaaagtggggtttggggtggaggctgacagcttgtgaacCCCTGGCTTTGGACTTATTTACAGGCAATTTCTACACTTATGCTAAATAGCTTATATGAGTACAGCTTTTAGTCTGATTTCTATAACTTGTAATAGAGCTATCTGTTAACTGTAGGGCTTTGCACATGTACTTAAAAAGCTAGTCTAGGCAAGCTCTTGTGGTTTTTAACCTTTCATTCATggacctcttaaaaaaaaatttcaaatgcaggTGCAGACCCCTTGGTTATCTTAGACAGTCTGGCTCCCAGGTTGTAAACCAGGGGTCTATGGTGGTAACAACTTTGGGTTGTGATGGAGCTGCCAGGGCTGCTGTTAGATTTGTTGAGGCCAAAGCTTGagggctggcagggctgaggATAATAAGTGGCAGCTGAGTGTGGGCTTCAGTCCCCATACCTGTCTTCCATGAACATTGCTTAAGAGGCATACTGAAAACTAGCATGGTTACTCCTAACTCACCACTGCACTACATAGTCAAATGACCCTGCTCGAGCAGCACAATGACCAGCACAGTTAAAACACTGTATatgattctttgaccatgggatggtgttccaatgAGTGCTACGCAGAGACAGGCTCCATTTAATGAAACgatctttgcaagcaggctggctaacctagtgatgAGGGTTTTAAATGGTTCAGCAGGGGAAGGAGATCAAAGCCCTAAGGTAAGTGGGATGCCAGGAGGAAGCACCTACAGGAAAGTGCAAGAAGGGAGGACTCGCTGATCATCCTGCTTTTGCAGTGTAAGGCAGGAAGTTATCTTAAGGGCCTCTACACagatgcaagaagcctgggaaacaagcagcaagaactggaagtcctggcatagTCAAGAAATTATGTGATTCAAACAAGAGACCTGGTCAAATaaatcacatgactggagtactgtcctgaatggatataaactgttcaggaaggacagacaaggtggaggagttgcattgtatataagagcagtatgactgctcagagcttcggtatgaaactgcagaaaaacctaagcatctctggattaagtttagaagcatgagcaacaagggtgatgtgggagtctgctatagactatCAGACCTGGGAGATGAGGTGAACAAGGTTTTCTTCCAGCAACTGAacagttactagatcacaggccctggttctcataggGGACTTCAATCACTCAGATACTTGCTGGGAGAGCACTACAatagtgcacagacaatccaggaagtttttggaaagcgtaggggacaatttcctggtgcaagtgctagaggaaccaactagaggcagagctcttcttgacctgctgctcacaaacagggaagaattagtaggggaaacaaaagtggatgggaacctgggaggcagtgaccatgagatggttgagttcaggaccctaacacaaggaagaaaggaaagcagtgaaatacagaccctggacttcagaaaatcagactttgactccctcagggaactgatgggcagggtcTCCTGGGAgaataatatgagggggaaaggagtctaggagagctggctatattttaaagaatccttattgaggttgcaggaacaaaccatccctatgtgtagaaatggcaggtggccagcttggtttaacagtgaaatccttgctgatcttaaacacacagAAAACAGCTTACAAGTGGAAAATTGgataaatgaccagggaggagtataaaatattgctcaggcatgcaggagtgaaatcaggaaggccaaatcacacttggagctgcagctagaaagagatgttaagagtTAACAAtaaaggtttcttcaggtatgttaagtCAAgggaagtgtgggccccttactgaatgaaggaggcaacctagtgacagaggatgtggaaaaagctaatgtactcaacgctttttttgcctctgtcttacttaacaaggtcagctcccagactactccactgggcagcacagcatggagagaaggtgaccagccctctgtggagaaagaagtggttcaggactatttagaaaagctggacaagcacaagtccatgggtccgaTATACTGCATCCAAGGCTGCCAAAGGAAttagtggatgtgattgcagaaccattggccattatctctgaaaactcatggtgatcgggggaggtcccagatgactgaaaaaaggccaatctagtgtccatctttaaaaaagggaaggaggaggatccagggaactacaggccagtcagcctcacctcagtccctggaaaaatggagcaagtcctcaaggaatcaattctgatgcacttagaggagaggaaagtgatcaggaactgtCAGCATGgtttcaccaagggcaagtcatgcctgactaacctaattgccttctatgaggagataactggctccgtggatgaggggaaagcagtggatgttttattccttgactttagcaaagcttttgatactgtctcccatagtactcttgccagcaagttaaagtagtatgggctgcatgaatggattataaggtggatagaaagctggctagatcatcgggttcaacaggtagtgatcaaaggctccatgtctagttggcagccagtttccagtggagtgccccaagggtcagccctggggctggttttattcaatatcttcattaatgatctggaggatggcatggactgcactctcagcaagtttgcagatgacactaaactgggaggagtggcagatatactggagagtagggataggaaacagagggacctagacaagttagaggatttggccaaaaggagcctgatgaggttcaacaaggacaattgcagagtcctgcacttag
It includes:
- the EIF4A2 gene encoding eukaryotic initiation factor 4A-II — its product is MSGGSTDYSRDHGGPEGMDPDGIIESNWNEIVDNFDDMNLKESLLRGIYAYGFEKPSAIQQRAIIPCIKGYDVIAQAQSGTGKTATFAISILQQLEIDLKETQALVLAPTRELAQQIQKVILALGDYMGATCHACIGGTNVRNEMQKLQAEAPHIVVGTPGRVFDMLNRRYLSPKWIKMFVLDEADEMLSRGFKDQIYEIFQKLSTNIQVVLLSATMPMDVLEVTKKFMRDPIRILVKKEELTLEGIKQFYINVEREEWKLDTLCDLYETLTITQAVIFLNTRRKVDWLTEKMHARDFTVSALHGDMDQKERDVIMREFRSGSSRVLITTDLLARGIDVQQVSLVINYDLPTNRENYIHRIGRGGRFGRKGVAINFVTEEDKRILRDIETFYNTTVEEMPMNVADLI